One region of Baekduia soli genomic DNA includes:
- the fdhD gene encoding formate dehydrogenase accessory sulfurtransferase FdhD, translating to MAGDATARMHAPVLRDGDVADRVAVEEPLEIRAGDTALAVTMRTPGHDEELAVGFLHGEGLLAGPVAAVGPTADLAANVVVVDAPLQAVARERRFYTTSSCGICGRGALDEVAVHAAPAPPGPVLDRALLAALPDRLRQPGFAVTGGLHATGLFDAAGELLCVREDVGRHNAMDKVIGRALLDGGLPLAGRVLCVSGRLSFELVQKAAVAGCPILVGVGAPSSLAVELAADRGMTLCGFARRGCVNVYTGGGRVRDL from the coding sequence ATGGCCGGTGACGCGACAGCGCGGATGCACGCGCCCGTCCTGCGTGACGGCGACGTGGCCGATCGCGTCGCGGTCGAGGAGCCGCTGGAGATCCGCGCCGGCGACACCGCGCTGGCCGTGACGATGCGCACGCCGGGCCACGACGAGGAGCTCGCGGTCGGCTTCCTGCACGGCGAGGGCCTGCTGGCCGGCCCCGTCGCCGCCGTCGGCCCCACGGCCGACCTGGCCGCCAACGTCGTGGTCGTCGACGCGCCGCTGCAGGCCGTCGCGCGCGAGCGGCGCTTCTACACGACGTCCTCGTGCGGCATCTGCGGTCGCGGGGCGCTGGACGAGGTGGCCGTCCACGCGGCGCCGGCGCCGCCGGGGCCGGTGCTGGACCGCGCGCTGCTGGCCGCGCTGCCCGACCGCCTGCGCCAGCCCGGCTTCGCGGTGACGGGCGGGCTGCACGCGACCGGGCTCTTCGACGCCGCGGGCGAGCTGCTCTGCGTGCGCGAGGACGTCGGGCGCCACAACGCCATGGACAAGGTCATCGGCCGCGCCCTGCTCGACGGCGGACTGCCGCTGGCGGGCCGCGTGCTCTGCGTGTCGGGCCGCCTGTCCTTCGAGCTCGTCCAGAAGGCGGCGGTCGCCGGCTGCCCGATCCTCGTCGGCGTCGGCGCGCCGTCGTCGCTGGCGGTGGAGCTGGCGGCCGACCGCGGCATGACGCTGTGCGGCTTCGCCCGCCGCGGCTGCGTCAACGTGTACACCGGCGGCGGGCGCGTCCGCGACCTGTAG
- a CDS encoding SIR2 family NAD-dependent protein deacylase has protein sequence MRPAASIEAVAALASLIRDAGSVVALTGAGISVPSGIPDFRSPGTGLWENVDPMEVAHIDAWRADPERFWHFYGNRFQTLEGKEPNGAHRALVELERRGLLHGVITQNIDRLHRRAGTQRLVEVHGSIDTSSCLTCGARFPIADVRARLDASAISVPHCDCGAPLKPDVVLFGEWLPEGALHEAYALAAGADVLLCIGSSLEVHPIAQLPGATRQNGGRVAVITQGPTPWDGRAAVRLQGDVVAELEALVAALD, from the coding sequence GTGCGCCCCGCCGCGAGCATCGAAGCCGTCGCCGCGCTGGCGTCCCTGATCCGGGACGCCGGCTCGGTCGTGGCGCTCACCGGCGCCGGGATCTCGGTGCCCTCCGGCATCCCGGACTTCCGCTCGCCCGGGACGGGGCTGTGGGAGAACGTCGACCCGATGGAGGTCGCCCACATCGACGCGTGGCGGGCCGATCCCGAGCGGTTCTGGCACTTCTACGGCAACCGCTTCCAGACGCTGGAGGGCAAGGAGCCCAACGGCGCGCACCGGGCGCTGGTGGAGCTCGAGCGCCGCGGCCTGCTGCACGGCGTCATCACCCAGAACATCGACCGCCTGCACCGCCGCGCCGGGACGCAGCGCCTCGTCGAGGTCCACGGCTCCATCGACACATCGTCGTGCCTGACCTGCGGGGCGCGCTTCCCGATCGCCGACGTGCGCGCGCGGCTGGACGCCTCGGCGATCTCCGTGCCGCACTGCGACTGCGGCGCGCCGCTGAAGCCCGACGTCGTCCTCTTCGGCGAGTGGCTGCCCGAGGGGGCGCTGCACGAGGCCTACGCGCTGGCCGCGGGCGCCGACGTGCTGCTGTGCATCGGCTCCTCGCTCGAGGTCCATCCCATCGCCCAGCTGCCCGGCGCCACGCGCCAGAACGGCGGCCGCGTCGCCGTGATCACCCAGGGACCGACACCGTGGGACGGCCGCGCCGCGGTCCGGCTGCAGGGTGACGTGGTCGCCGAGCTCGAGGCGCTCGTCGCTGCCCTTGACTAG
- a CDS encoding 3-hydroxyacyl-CoA dehydrogenase/enoyl-CoA hydratase family protein, with protein sequence MFVFKAAVVGAGTMGGQIAQTIAAAGFPVVLKDVKQEFVDAGLTEARNVTQGQVAGLVKKGRLTEEQAAAQVEEVLARITPATGYEAFGDVDFVVEAVPERMEVKQAVFAELDAVTPGHAILASNTSSLSITEIGDATLRPDKVVGFHYFYPASVMPLIEVIEGDDTSPETTQAAITFAQAIKKQPITCAEVPGFVVNRVLNSGISEIWRDQEELGLSIKKIDEGVGAAKVVPMGPFFLISLLGLDTVLHVAEHLEESYGDRFYVHEGMRRLVGEGKLGAKSGGVGFYDTEGDATLEGAADPEIDELVEKLVLKTFVEAALVLEEGIATHRDIDFGLMAGAGLDPRRGLLPPFMKADVEGLDVVLERLERAEERWGERFAPPTILRRLVAQGRLGPKTGQGFYAYMQPDAEQPAGDEAVVKLESRGEVAIAWLANGQMNSIAPQVVTDLRKVWDKVKADGVRALIIASSNPFLFSAGADIKAFTQMDATTGKEFVDGAHALFRELETEGVATIAAVNGLAFGGGCELAMAADVRIAAQSAIFGQPEIKLGIIPGFGGTQRLARLVGENKALEMNLIGDPVSAHEAYEFGLVNRSVPDHELLDTALAWGRKLAESAPLAVAAVKQVSAKGDLDEGIEAEKAAFASVFASADGQQGISAFLAKRKPNWTGR encoded by the coding sequence GTGTTCGTGTTCAAGGCCGCCGTGGTCGGCGCAGGGACGATGGGCGGGCAGATCGCGCAGACGATCGCCGCCGCCGGCTTCCCCGTCGTCCTCAAGGACGTCAAGCAGGAGTTCGTCGATGCGGGGCTGACCGAGGCGCGCAACGTCACGCAGGGCCAGGTCGCGGGGCTCGTGAAGAAGGGCCGGCTCACCGAGGAGCAGGCCGCCGCGCAGGTCGAGGAGGTCCTGGCGCGCATCACGCCGGCGACGGGCTACGAGGCCTTCGGCGACGTCGACTTCGTCGTCGAGGCCGTTCCCGAGCGCATGGAGGTCAAGCAGGCGGTCTTCGCCGAGCTCGACGCGGTCACGCCCGGGCACGCGATCCTGGCCTCCAACACGTCGTCGCTGTCGATCACCGAGATCGGCGACGCCACGCTGCGCCCCGACAAGGTCGTCGGCTTCCACTACTTCTACCCCGCGTCGGTCATGCCGCTCATCGAGGTCATCGAGGGCGACGACACCTCCCCGGAGACCACGCAGGCGGCGATCACGTTCGCCCAGGCGATCAAGAAGCAGCCGATCACCTGCGCCGAGGTGCCGGGCTTCGTGGTCAACCGCGTGCTGAACTCCGGCATCTCGGAGATCTGGCGCGACCAGGAGGAGCTCGGCCTCTCCATCAAGAAGATCGACGAGGGCGTGGGTGCGGCCAAGGTCGTGCCGATGGGGCCGTTCTTCCTCATCAGCCTCCTGGGCCTGGACACCGTGCTCCATGTCGCCGAGCACCTCGAGGAGTCCTACGGTGACCGCTTCTACGTCCACGAGGGCATGCGCCGCCTGGTGGGCGAGGGCAAGCTGGGGGCCAAGTCCGGCGGCGTCGGCTTCTACGACACGGAGGGCGACGCCACGCTGGAGGGCGCCGCCGACCCCGAAATCGACGAGCTCGTCGAGAAGCTCGTGCTCAAGACGTTCGTCGAGGCGGCGCTCGTGCTCGAGGAGGGCATCGCGACGCACCGCGACATCGACTTCGGCCTCATGGCCGGCGCCGGCCTGGACCCGCGCCGCGGCCTGCTGCCCCCGTTCATGAAGGCCGACGTCGAGGGCCTGGACGTCGTGCTCGAGCGCCTCGAGCGCGCCGAGGAGCGCTGGGGCGAGCGCTTCGCGCCGCCGACGATCCTGCGCCGCCTGGTGGCCCAGGGCCGCCTCGGGCCCAAGACCGGTCAGGGCTTCTACGCCTACATGCAGCCCGACGCCGAGCAGCCGGCCGGCGACGAGGCCGTCGTCAAGCTCGAGAGCCGCGGCGAGGTCGCGATCGCGTGGCTGGCCAACGGCCAGATGAACTCCATCGCGCCCCAGGTCGTCACCGACCTGCGCAAGGTGTGGGACAAGGTCAAGGCCGACGGCGTGCGCGCGCTGATCATCGCCTCCTCCAACCCGTTCCTGTTCTCCGCGGGGGCCGACATCAAGGCCTTCACCCAGATGGACGCCACGACGGGCAAGGAGTTCGTCGACGGCGCCCACGCGCTGTTCCGCGAGCTGGAGACCGAGGGCGTGGCCACGATCGCCGCGGTCAACGGCCTGGCCTTCGGCGGCGGCTGCGAGCTGGCGATGGCCGCCGACGTCCGCATCGCGGCGCAGTCGGCGATCTTCGGCCAGCCCGAGATCAAGCTGGGCATCATCCCGGGCTTCGGCGGCACCCAGCGGCTCGCGCGGCTGGTCGGCGAGAACAAGGCGCTGGAGATGAACCTCATCGGCGACCCGGTCTCGGCGCACGAGGCCTACGAGTTCGGCCTCGTCAACCGCTCGGTGCCCGACCACGAGCTGCTCGACACCGCGCTGGCGTGGGGGCGCAAGCTCGCCGAGTCGGCGCCGCTGGCCGTCGCCGCGGTCAAGCAGGTCAGCGCGAAGGGCGACCTCGACGAGGGCATCGAGGCCGAGAAGGCCGCCTTCGCCTCCGTGTTCGCCTCGGCCGACGGCCAGCAGGGCATCAGCGCCTTCCTGGCCAAGCGCAAGCCGAACTGGACGGGGCGCTAG